The following is a genomic window from Chitinophaga caseinilytica.
ATGCAAAATCGTTTTTCCTGAAGGAAAAGTTAAAATTTTCACACATTCAGGTGAGCGCCGAACAATATTTAATCCTTATATTGCAAAAGAATTAGGGCCGGAACCGGAAACCTCCGGCCATTTTTCCTGCTAACCCTGACAAAAATATTGGGGCACCACCCCTGAAGAATATCCTGGTTACTAATCAGGTTTTAGAATGGCGGAAGGAGAGGCACTAGTTGCCTCTCTTTTATTTTTGGTCATGGGCTTCGCTGATCACAATCAGCAGCAGGAACGCCGATTATTTTTTATTTTAGCTGCATGGGATACGCATACGAAGCACCGGGTACAGCCGCAGTTTTAGCAGAGATCATTCAACAGCAAATCCCCGAAAAGGGTAAGCAATGGATAGCCGGCCAACTGGAAGCCTGGCAAACGAAGGGCACTCTTCAAACTTTCAATATCGCATTCACCGCCGCCCCCAGGTTCCTGGGCCGCGACGAAATCTCCGTGCCGCCCGCCGCCCGCGCAGCCCTGCTGCCCCGCTCGGTAGACGGTTTCACCGCCGATCGCCTCTTCCGCACCTGGTGGCTCCTGCAATTGCCGGTTACCGACCAGGCCGCCTACGTGCAGGCCGTCGAAAACCTCTTCCTCGCCGGAGAAATGTACGAGCTCACCGCCCTCTACGGCGCCCTCCCGTTCCTCGCATTCCCGCAGGCCTGGAAACTCCGCACCGCCGAAGGCATCCGCTCCAACATCGGCTCCGTTCTCGAAGCCATCATGGTCCGCAACCCTTACCCGGCGCAGTATCTCGACGAGCCCGCATGGAACCAGCTCGTCATGAAAGCCTTCTTCACCGACAAACCCGTTCATCTCATATCCGGCCTCGACCAACGTGCAAACCCGGAACTGGCCCGCATCCTGCGCGATTTCTCCCGCGAGCGCCGCGCCGCCGCACGCCCCGTTCCGCCCATGCTCTGGCGCCTCGTTGGCCCGTTCATCGATAAAGATAACTTCGAAGACCTCGAACGCGCTTGGTTCTCCGAAGTGCACGCCGAACGCGAAGCCGCCGCACTCGCTTGCCACCTGTCAACCTACGCGCCGGCCAGACAATTGCTCGAAACCCGCGCTGACATGGCTGCGGAAATACAGCAGCAGCAATTGACATGGGACACCGTTGCCGCCCGTGTAAATGGTCTTTAGGTGTTACGCCCGGCAACGCCCGTTTTATTAATTTAATCGCAATCGTAATTCGTACTTATATGTGTTGTAATGCTCAGCTGACGGAAAAGGATTTAGTCCCGCAATCATATGACCCGGCCTTCCTGGATGCCATCAAAGGCATGCGGTTCTTCGACCCGCACGTTCATATGACCTCGCGGACCACAGACGATTACCAGGCCATGGCCGACGCCGGCGTGGTCGCCATCATTGAACCGGCCTTCTGGCTCGGGCAACCGCGGACCGGTATTGATACCTTCCGCGATTATTTCAGCAGTCTGATCGGATGGGAACGCTTCCGCTCTTCCCAGTTCGGCATCAAACATTACTGCACCATCGGCCTCAATTCCAAAGAAGCCAACAATGAAAAACTCAGCGAACAGGTGATGGAAATCCTCCCCCTGTTCATTTACAAGGAAGGCGTTGTAGGTGTGGGCGAGATCGGGTTCGACGATCAGACCGCCCTGGAAGAAAAATATTACCGCGCACAGCTGCAGCTCGCCAAAGAAGCGGGGCTGCCCGTGCAGATCCATACACCGCACCGCGATAAAAAGCAGGGAACCACCCGCAGCATGGACATCGCCATCGAAATGGGGCTCGACCCCGGCATGGTGATCGTTGACCACAACAACGAAGAAACCGTGAAAGAAGTGCTGGACCGTGGTTTCTGGGCGGCTTTCACCATCTACCCGTTCACCAAAATGGGCAACGAGCGGATGGTAGACATCGTGAAGCAGTACGGAACGGAGCGCATCATGGTGAATTCCGCGGCAGACTGGGGCATCAGCGATCCGCTGGCCGTTCCCAAAACCGCGGCGCTCATGCTCGAAAGGGGTATATCGAAAGAAGATATCGAAATGGTCGCTTATCGCAACGCCATCACGGCTTTCGCGCAGAGCGGCCAGATCAACGTAGCGGATTTCGAACGGCCCGCGGAAATCGACCAAAGCCTGAAATTCAATGGCAGCACCGTTTTGAGAGGCGGTCAGCAGCCAAGACCAAACAAACAATCCACGATCATACGATAAGAAACCGACCGAATTTTATCGTATCGTATTGAAAACCTGGGAAAAGCGTGAACTATATCCTTAGCAAACTGCTGGGTTACCTCCGGCTCATGCGGCCGGCCAATATCCTGACCGCCATTACCGACATCATTGCCGGTGCGGCCATCGTAGGCTTTTTTGAACATGGGCTGAACGATCTGCAATCCATCCTCCAACTGGGATGCCTCATGATCGCCACCATCGGGCTGTATGGCGGGGGCGTGGTTTTCAACGACGTGTTCGATGCGAAACTCGATAAAGTGGAACGCCCGGAAAGGCCCATCCCCAGCGGCGTTATCTCCATCACCGAAGCCAGCGTGCTGGGCGGGTACCTCCTCGTGGTAGGGATCCTCGCGGCTTTCACTGTTAGTAATTTCTCCGGCTGGATAGCGGTGCTGACCGCCGTTTCGGCCCTCGTTTACGATAAATGGGCAAAGCATCATTCCGTGCTCGGGCCTTTGCTGATGGGCGTTTGCCGCGGCCTGAACCTCTCGCTGGGGATGAGCGTTTACCTCGTTTCCCTCCAGGGAGATTTCCTCTGGTGGATCGCCGTTGTGCCGGTAGCGTACATCGCGGCCGTAACGATGATCTCGCGGGATGAAGTGCACGGCGGCACGAAAACACCGCTCATGCGCGCGGCGGTCACCTATGCGCTCGTGATCGGGGTCATCGGCTTTTTCAGCTACATGACCGGCCAGTGGCTCACCGTCCCCCTGTTCCTCGCTTTCTTCGCCTGGCTCATCTTTAAACCGCTCATCAAAGCGATGAAAGAGCCCACCGGCCCCAACATCGGGAAGTCCGTCAAATGGGGCGTACTGGGCCTCATCGCCATGAACGCCGCCTGGACGGCCGCCTTCGCCGGCGCCCCCTACGGCCTGGCCGTGCTCGCCTTCCTCCCGCTGTCCATCTTCCTCGGTAAACTCTTCGCCGTTACCTGACCCACGGCTATTTTCAGCGATGATGCACCAACGGGATTGCGGAGGTTTCCGCCGTTTCCTCCGTTCATCCGTCCCCCTTTCGCATCCGCCATTTTATTGTTGTTCCGGTAGTCCCGTTTTCGTACTTTTAACCGTTTTAAACCGTCCCGCAAACACCGGGACTTCAGGAACTTTGCTATGGCGTTTATTCAACAATCATTCAGTGTTGCGTTCGAGTATAAGGTTTTTTTCACGGAGCACCTGTTCAGTACAGACAACCGGGTTTTCGCACAATTCCTCGAAACCCGTGCGGAGAAAGGCTTTCGTAAGAAATTACTTTTCATTGTAGACGATGGCGTTTCCAGCCGGCACGATTACCTGCAGGAGCAGATCACGGCCTATTGCGCCGATATCGAAGGGTTCGAACTGGTGGAAGATGTGATCGTGGTTCCGGGAGGCGAAGCTTCCAAAAACGATCTCCAGCTGTTCCACTGGCTCGTGAACGCAGTAGACCAGCATGCCATCGACCGTCATTCCTATATCGTAGCCATCGGCGGCGGTTCCGTGCTCGACCTCGTAGGGTACGTAGCCGGCGTGAGCCACCGTGGTGTTAAAATCATCCGCATTCCCACCACCGTGCTTTCTCAAAACGATTCCGGCGTGGGTGTGAAAAACGGCATCAATTATCACGGCAAAAAGAATTTCCTCGGCACTTTCGCCCCGCCCGCGGCCGTTTTCAACGACGCGCATTTCCTCACCACGCTCGACGAGCGCGACTGGCGCAGCGGCATGGTGGAAGCGGTGAAAGTGGCGCTCATCAAAGACGCCGCCTTCTTCGACTGGATGGAGGCGAACGCCGCGCAACTCACCGAAGCGGAGCCAACTGCCCTCAATTACCTCATTCACCGCTGCGCGGAACTGCATATGCAGCACATCGGCGGCGGCGGCGATCCGTTCGAAAGCGGCTCCTCCCGTCCACTGGATTTCGGACACTGGAGCGCGCACAAGCTCGAACAGCTCACCGATTTCGAACTGCGCCACGGAGAAGCCGTTTCTATCGGCATCGCGCTGGACAGCGTGTATTCCTGGCTCACCGGTCTGCTCGACCCCGAAAGCCTGGAACGCATCATCCAGCTGCTGAAAGCCCTGCGCCTGCCGCTTTATCACCCGTTGCTGGAGATCGAAGACGACGAAGCGCCCATCGTGGCCGGCCTGCAGGAGTTCCGCGAGCACCTCGGCGGAAGGCTCACCATTTCCCTCCTCGAAGCCATCGGCAAAGGAAAGGAAGTGCATTCCATCGACGTCAACAACCTCCGCAAAGCCGTGAACATGCTGCGCGACAAATGGTAGCACCTCAACCGTAAACTGCCCCCGTCAACAATAAACAACATGGAAACACCATTCGGGCATCTGACCTATTGTACCAATATTCACTCCGGCGAAAGCTGGCCCGAACATTTCGAGCAACTGCGCCGGTTCATCCCCGCCGTGAAGGCCGAAGTGAGTCCCGGTAAGCCTTTCGGCATCGGGCTGCGACTCAGTAACCTCGCCAGCCTCGAACTGTCGAAAGCGCCTGCGCTGGAGGAATTCCAACAATGGCTCCAGGAAAACGACTGCTACGTTTTTACCATGAACGGTTTCCCCTTCGGCGGATTCCATCACGAACGCGTGAAAGACCAGGTGCATACGCCCGATTGGTCTACCGCCGAACGCGCCGCCTACACCGCCCGCCTGTTCCGCATCCTGGCTGTTTTGCTGCCGGAAGGGATGGAAGGCGGCATCTCCACTTCACCGCTGTCTTACAAGTTCTGGCACCGTTGTGAAGAAGAAAGGAAATCCGTGACCGAAGGCGCCACTTTCAATATGCTGCTCGTCGTGGAACAGCTCATCCAGGTGCACAGGAACGGAGGACCGTTGCTGCATCTCGACATCGAGCCCGAGCCCGACGGCCTCCTGGAAAATTCGAAAGAGTACCTGGACTGGTACTTCCAATACCTCCTGCCCGCCGGCGTGATGCTGTTCACCGAAAAGTTCGGTTTCAGCGAAGAAGAAGCGACGCTCGCCATCAAACGGCACGTGCAGCTTTGTTACGACGTATGCCACTTCGCCGTGTCTTACGAAGACCCGCAGGTAGTGCTGGAACGTATGCAGTTTTTTGGTTTGAAAGTCGGGAAGATACAGATCAGCGCCGCGCTGAAAGCCTTGCTGCCAAAGGGCGACAGGGAAAATGTGGTGGCCGCTTTCCGGCAGTTCAACGAAGCGGTATACCTCCACCAGGTGATCGCCCGGAAAAGCGACGGCGATAAAATCCATTATCCCGATCTGCCGGAAGCCCTCGCGGAAGCAGGAAGGGAAGATGTGGAAGAATGGCGCGCACACTTCCATGTGCCCGTATTCACCGGCGAATTCGGCGCCCTCAGCTCCACGCGCGACGATATCGTTCGCGTGCTTTCGCGCCAGCAATCCAAACCCTTCACCACACATCTCGAAGTGGAAACCTATACCTGGGAAGTGTTGCCCGCCGGCCTGAAGCAGGAAATGAGCGCCTCCATCTCCCGGGAACTGAAATGGGTGATGAAGCAGCTGGATATTTAGATCAGATACGCAATCAGAGAAGCCAAGAATATGAGAAAAACCGTAGTGCTGGATATCGTAGGATTGTCGGGCGCCCTCATCGGAGAGCACACGCCCTTCCTGAGCGCCTGGGCGAAGAAAAACCACCAGTCGTCCATCCGGCCCATGCTGCCCGCCGTTACCACCGCCGTGCAGTCGACCTACCTTACCGGGGCCTGGCCCAGCGAAACCGGCATCGTCGGGAATGGCTGGTACGACCGGACAGACAGTGAGATCAAATTCTGGAAACAATCCAATAAACTCGTTCACGGGGAAAAAGTCTGGGAAACCGCCCGCCGGAAACATCCCGGGCTCACTTGTTCCAAGATGTTCTGGTGGTACAACATGTACTCCACCGCCGATTTCTCCGTAACGCCGCGCCCACAGTACCTTTCCGACGGCCGGAAGATGCCCGATTGCTATGCGTACCCGGCCGGTCTGAGAGACCGGCTGCAGCAGGAGCTGGGCACTTTCCCGCTCTTCCAGTTCTGGGGGCCCGGCGCCAACATCAAATCTTCACAATGGATCGCCGACGCGTCTATCCTCACAGACCGCTGGCACCATCCCGACCTCACGCTTATCTATCTTCCCCATCTCGACTATTGCCTGCAGAAATTCGGTCACGACTATACGAAGATCGGCCCGGAGCTGCGCGCTATCGATGGTGTGGTGAAGCAGCTCATCGAATATTACGAACAGCAGAAAGCTGAGGTGATCATACTTTCCGAATACGGCATCACCAACGTCAGCCGTCCGGTGCATATCAACCGCCTGCTGCGTGAGCATGGGCTGATCGATGTTCGTGTGGAACGGGGGACGGAGTTGCTGGACGCGGGCGCTTCCAAAGCGTTCGCCGTTGCCGATCACCAGATCGCGCATATCTACATCAACGACCGGAGCGTGACCAAGAAGGTGCGCGACCTGGTGGAGCAGTTGCCCGGGGTGGGACAGGTGCTCGACCGTGACGGGATCCGCGCGCACAACATGCATCACGAACGCTGCGGCGATCTTGTGCTGGTGGCCGACAAAGACAGTTGGTTCACTTACTATTACTGGCTCGACGATGCGAAGGCGCCCGACTTCGCGCGGTTGGTGGAGATCCACCGCAAGCCGGGGTACGACCCGGTGGAAATGTTCCTCAACCCGGCAGACCCGCTGGTGAAGCTGAAAGTGATCGGTAAAGTGCTGAAAAAGAAACTGGGCTTCCGGTACCTGATGAACGTCATCCCCCTCGATGCCACGCTGATCAAGGGTTCGCACGGCAGGTTGGCGGAAGACGAAAAAGACCACGCGATCCTGCTCACTTCACGTCCCGTTCCGCAATCGGTGCAGGCCACGGATGTGAGGGATATCATCCTGGAACATATCGGGTAATTACTGAAGAGCGTATATTCATTCTGTTTTAAAACATACCAAATCAGCCGGTTTCCCAAACCGGCTTTTTTTATGGGGCAAAAAAAAGACATCCCGAAGAATCAGGGATGTCGGTTTGAAAAACAGTGAACAATGAAATAGTCGCTGACTACTTCAAACTCTTTATCTTGATACTTTTGAAGCTCACGTTATTGCCGTGGTCCTGGATCAGGATGCGGCCTTTTTCTGCGAGCCCGAAGTTCGGATATTTCTCATACTTGCTACGCGCCACGAGGGCTTTGTAGATATTGTCGCCACGGGTATAGCTCACGACTTTATGGCCGTTCATCCAGTGCTCTACGCGGTTGTCCGGATACACTACCACGCGGCCGTGGTTCCATTCCCCGACCTTGCGATGGGAGTTGGTCATTTTGTAGGCCGGAATGAGATCGTACAGCGAACCCACTTTGCGGTTGCCGGCTGCGCCCAGTTTGGCATCGGGATGCTGATCGTCGTCCAGCACCTGGTATTCCAGACCAATGGCGGAGCCTTTGTTGTTTTCGGATTCCGTCACAAAATACTTCACGCCGCTGTTGGCTCCCGGCGTTAGTTTAAAATCAAATTCGAGGTCGAACGCTGCGAATTCCTCTTCGGTCACGATATCTCCGCCGTTGGTGGATTCTCCGCCGTCAGACGGTTGCACGCTGAGGATGCCATCCTTGATTTCCCATCCTTTTGCCGGGAATTCAGGTTTGTAGGCACCGCGCCAGCCTTTGGTGCTGGCCCCGTCCCACAGCAGGCGAACGCCCTGCAGTTTCTCCTGTTCGGAGATGTTGTTGGGAATGTTGTTCACCACGTACACGTCATCATACTTCGAAAACTGCGATGCGGCAGGGTTCTCCATGATGCGGATATTGCGCCAGCGGATCTTCTTGCCTGCATCTTCGGCTTTTTTGCCGATTCCGTGGACCTGCAGGGCAATGAACCCGGAGGGAAGTTCACTGTCGATAACGTGGGCGGCCGATACTCCGTTGATAAAGGTACGGATTTCGGAGCCACGACATTCAATTCTGTATTTATTCCAGTCGCCCGCCTTGTAGGCGTTCTGGGCGGCGGGGTTCAGATCGAGGGGATACAGCCAGCCCCTGCGGCCTTCTTCGTACACGCCGCCGCTCCATTTGCGGGGAGAGGGGTCTACTTCCATCTGGTAACCGAATACCCGGCCGTTCTGGTAATCAGCCTTGCTCTGGGAGCGGAACTGGATGCCCGAATTGAAATCCTTTTCCAGCTTGTACTCCACTTCGAAAATAAAATCGCCGTAATCCTTTTCCGTAGCCAGGAAGGAATTAGGTTCGCTGAGCACCGTGGTACCCACGATCTCGCCGTTCTTCACTTCATAAATAGCTTTGCCGTTGAGCTGTTTCCAGCCTTTCAAGTCTTTGCCGTTGAACAGGTTCTGCCATTTGGCCGTCTGCGCATAGGAAACAGACATGAGCAAAACCCCGCAGCCCAGAAGGAGGTGCTTTTTCATCGATTGTGTTTTGTATCAGTAAAAGCGGCCGTTGACAATCCGGGCTGTTTGCGACCCCGCTTTTCTTGTTGTAAGTTGACCATTGTTTGCGCCTGCTGCCCGTGACATTGCGCCCAGGCACGGTTTACCGCCGCCCGGCGAAGCCAAGATAGCCATTTTGCTGCATAATTGCAATCGTTTGCAAATTGTTTATTCTATCCGATGGCAAGGGACAGGGCATGGATTCCGGGGGCCAATATAATACCTTATCTTTATAACCAGCTAAAAAAATGAGACATGGCAAGTAAGAAGATCGTGTTCCTTACGGGGGACTATGCAGAAGATTACGAGACGATGGTGCCGTTCCAGATGCTCCAGATGGTGGGGCACGACGTGCACGCGGTGTGCCCTGACAAATCGGCCGGGGAGAAGGTGATCACGGCGATCCATGATTTTGAGGGGCAGCAGACGTACAGCGAAAAGCCGGGGCATTATTTCGTGCTGAACGCTTCCTTCGCTGACATTAACCCCGCCGAATACGACGCCCTCGTACTGGCAGGAGGCCGCGCGCCGGAATACCTGCGGCTGAATAAAAAGGTGATCGACATGGTACAGCATTTCGCGAAGGCCGGCAAGCCGATCGCGGCCGTTTGCCATGGTATCCAGATACTTACGGCGGCAGACGTGGTGCGCGGGAAGAAATTGACGGCCTACCCGGCCGTGGAGCCCGAAGTAACCATGGCCGGCGGCACCTATGAATCGGTGAACGTCTACGAAGCGGTGACGGACGGTAACCTCGTAACCGCCCCCGCCTGGCCCGCTCACCCCCAATGGATGGCGGCTTTCCTGAAAGTCCTCGGCACCCGGATCGAGCCCTGACGGGAAACCTGACCAGAATCAGGAGAAATATCGGCGGGGGGATTTCCGAATGATCCCGCCTTTACTTACCTTTGCGCCCAAAATAAGGGGGCGGATGCCCTTTTTTATAAATATTTTATAATATATGTCTGGACAGCTTAAAGAA
Proteins encoded in this region:
- a CDS encoding EboA domain-containing protein codes for the protein MGYAYEAPGTAAVLAEIIQQQIPEKGKQWIAGQLEAWQTKGTLQTFNIAFTAAPRFLGRDEISVPPAARAALLPRSVDGFTADRLFRTWWLLQLPVTDQAAYVQAVENLFLAGEMYELTALYGALPFLAFPQAWKLRTAEGIRSNIGSVLEAIMVRNPYPAQYLDEPAWNQLVMKAFFTDKPVHLISGLDQRANPELARILRDFSRERRAAARPVPPMLWRLVGPFIDKDNFEDLERAWFSEVHAEREAAALACHLSTYAPARQLLETRADMAAEIQQQQLTWDTVAARVNGL
- a CDS encoding TatD family hydrolase is translated as MCCNAQLTEKDLVPQSYDPAFLDAIKGMRFFDPHVHMTSRTTDDYQAMADAGVVAIIEPAFWLGQPRTGIDTFRDYFSSLIGWERFRSSQFGIKHYCTIGLNSKEANNEKLSEQVMEILPLFIYKEGVVGVGEIGFDDQTALEEKYYRAQLQLAKEAGLPVQIHTPHRDKKQGTTRSMDIAIEMGLDPGMVIVDHNNEETVKEVLDRGFWAAFTIYPFTKMGNERMVDIVKQYGTERIMVNSAADWGISDPLAVPKTAALMLERGISKEDIEMVAYRNAITAFAQSGQINVADFERPAEIDQSLKFNGSTVLRGGQQPRPNKQSTIIR
- the eboC gene encoding UbiA-like protein EboC (EboC, a homolog the polyprenyltransferase UbiA, belongs to system of proteins involved in the trafficking of precursor metabolites to an extracytoplasmic compartment so that the biosynthesis of certain natural products, such as scytonemin, can be completed.): MNYILSKLLGYLRLMRPANILTAITDIIAGAAIVGFFEHGLNDLQSILQLGCLMIATIGLYGGGVVFNDVFDAKLDKVERPERPIPSGVISITEASVLGGYLLVVGILAAFTVSNFSGWIAVLTAVSALVYDKWAKHHSVLGPLLMGVCRGLNLSLGMSVYLVSLQGDFLWWIAVVPVAYIAAVTMISRDEVHGGTKTPLMRAAVTYALVIGVIGFFSYMTGQWLTVPLFLAFFAWLIFKPLIKAMKEPTGPNIGKSVKWGVLGLIAMNAAWTAAFAGAPYGLAVLAFLPLSIFLGKLFAVT
- a CDS encoding 3-dehydroquinate synthase, whose product is MAFIQQSFSVAFEYKVFFTEHLFSTDNRVFAQFLETRAEKGFRKKLLFIVDDGVSSRHDYLQEQITAYCADIEGFELVEDVIVVPGGEASKNDLQLFHWLVNAVDQHAIDRHSYIVAIGGGSVLDLVGYVAGVSHRGVKIIRIPTTVLSQNDSGVGVKNGINYHGKKNFLGTFAPPAAVFNDAHFLTTLDERDWRSGMVEAVKVALIKDAAFFDWMEANAAQLTEAEPTALNYLIHRCAELHMQHIGGGGDPFESGSSRPLDFGHWSAHKLEQLTDFELRHGEAVSIGIALDSVYSWLTGLLDPESLERIIQLLKALRLPLYHPLLEIEDDEAPIVAGLQEFREHLGGRLTISLLEAIGKGKEVHSIDVNNLRKAVNMLRDKW
- the eboE gene encoding metabolite traffic protein EboE gives rise to the protein METPFGHLTYCTNIHSGESWPEHFEQLRRFIPAVKAEVSPGKPFGIGLRLSNLASLELSKAPALEEFQQWLQENDCYVFTMNGFPFGGFHHERVKDQVHTPDWSTAERAAYTARLFRILAVLLPEGMEGGISTSPLSYKFWHRCEEERKSVTEGATFNMLLVVEQLIQVHRNGGPLLHLDIEPEPDGLLENSKEYLDWYFQYLLPAGVMLFTEKFGFSEEEATLAIKRHVQLCYDVCHFAVSYEDPQVVLERMQFFGLKVGKIQISAALKALLPKGDRENVVAAFRQFNEAVYLHQVIARKSDGDKIHYPDLPEALAEAGREDVEEWRAHFHVPVFTGEFGALSSTRDDIVRVLSRQQSKPFTTHLEVETYTWEVLPAGLKQEMSASISRELKWVMKQLDI
- a CDS encoding nucleotide pyrophosphatase/phosphodiesterase family protein, which translates into the protein MRKTVVLDIVGLSGALIGEHTPFLSAWAKKNHQSSIRPMLPAVTTAVQSTYLTGAWPSETGIVGNGWYDRTDSEIKFWKQSNKLVHGEKVWETARRKHPGLTCSKMFWWYNMYSTADFSVTPRPQYLSDGRKMPDCYAYPAGLRDRLQQELGTFPLFQFWGPGANIKSSQWIADASILTDRWHHPDLTLIYLPHLDYCLQKFGHDYTKIGPELRAIDGVVKQLIEYYEQQKAEVIILSEYGITNVSRPVHINRLLREHGLIDVRVERGTELLDAGASKAFAVADHQIAHIYINDRSVTKKVRDLVEQLPGVGQVLDRDGIRAHNMHHERCGDLVLVADKDSWFTYYYWLDDAKAPDFARLVEIHRKPGYDPVEMFLNPADPLVKLKVIGKVLKKKLGFRYLMNVIPLDATLIKGSHGRLAEDEKDHAILLTSRPVPQSVQATDVRDIILEHIG
- a CDS encoding DUF1080 domain-containing protein, with the translated sequence MKKHLLLGCGVLLMSVSYAQTAKWQNLFNGKDLKGWKQLNGKAIYEVKNGEIVGTTVLSEPNSFLATEKDYGDFIFEVEYKLEKDFNSGIQFRSQSKADYQNGRVFGYQMEVDPSPRKWSGGVYEEGRRGWLYPLDLNPAAQNAYKAGDWNKYRIECRGSEIRTFINGVSAAHVIDSELPSGFIALQVHGIGKKAEDAGKKIRWRNIRIMENPAASQFSKYDDVYVVNNIPNNISEQEKLQGVRLLWDGASTKGWRGAYKPEFPAKGWEIKDGILSVQPSDGGESTNGGDIVTEEEFAAFDLEFDFKLTPGANSGVKYFVTESENNKGSAIGLEYQVLDDDQHPDAKLGAAGNRKVGSLYDLIPAYKMTNSHRKVGEWNHGRVVVYPDNRVEHWMNGHKVVSYTRGDNIYKALVARSKYEKYPNFGLAEKGRILIQDHGNNVSFKSIKIKSLK
- a CDS encoding DJ-1/PfpI family protein gives rise to the protein MASKKIVFLTGDYAEDYETMVPFQMLQMVGHDVHAVCPDKSAGEKVITAIHDFEGQQTYSEKPGHYFVLNASFADINPAEYDALVLAGGRAPEYLRLNKKVIDMVQHFAKAGKPIAAVCHGIQILTAADVVRGKKLTAYPAVEPEVTMAGGTYESVNVYEAVTDGNLVTAPAWPAHPQWMAAFLKVLGTRIEP